A window from Balaenoptera musculus isolate JJ_BM4_2016_0621 chromosome 8, mBalMus1.pri.v3, whole genome shotgun sequence encodes these proteins:
- the CDHR5 gene encoding cadherin-related family member 5 isoform X1 — protein sequence MGTWALLLPLLVAAAQAQVCSVNKTFFEVKENTSPGLHLLDIYVPEGQQVTLGPSSTRFAFRIQGTQLFLNVTPDYEENSRLQAVLECKRDDTVVTQLRVFVSVLDANDNPPRFPFVVKVQRVPEDTKVKAVVIPETELKAQDLDRNDILFYTLQEVTPGASGFFSLVGANRPELRLDRSLDFDRWPNMTFQLLVRDTREENVEPSHTATATLVLEVQPADLRPPWFLPCTYSDGFVCIHAQYHRAVPTGHTLSGPLILHPGPIYAVDGDRGINQPIVYSIIGGNEDGLFSIDANTGNLTVTKSIPSPKTFFLLVKGEQADHARYSVTQVTVEARAAGGSPPRFPQSLYRGAVALGSGVGVAVRDAAAPSQPLRIRAQDPEFPDLNSAITYRITNNSDFRMDGEAVLTGASLVHAGVFYAEVEANNTVTSGTATAVVEVRVSEQEPTPTGPPTSSETAGTTRASSGTTSEAPRPPEPSQGSSTTSSGGDSGPHPSSGTTRRPQASSKPGGLPSVGTSPSPPSASPSGGSAQTSKPGTSLPKSPGPSSTLRPTAGTSGTGGGSTTVDGRPSGGPAEDRRFSVVEMAALGGVLGALLLLALIALTVLVHKHYGHRLKCCCGKALEPQPQGFDNQAFLNNPDEANWAPAPSPSSSPAPPAPPEPAPPEPKPPSPETLRRVPESPAVALDGDGPAAVRSILTKERRPEGGYKAVWFGEDIGAEADVVVLNTPASEVDGAGNEGSEGSGDEGAEVGLRGGAQRAPGSDSIYL from the exons ATGGGGACTTGGGCCCTGCTGCTCCCTCTGCTTGTGGCTGCGGCCCAGGCCCAGG TCTGCTCTGTGAACAAGACCTTCTTCGAAGTCAAGGAGAACACGAGTCCCGGGCTGCACCTCCTCGACATCTACGTCCCTGAGGGCCAGCAGGTGACCCTCGGACCCTCGTCCACCCGTTTCGCATTTCGGATCCAGGGGACTCAGCTGTTTCTCAATGTGACCCCGGACTACGAG GAGAACTCAAGGCTGCAAGCAGTCCTGGAGTGCAAGAGGGATGACACTGTG gtgaCCCAGCTGAGGGTGTTCGTCTCAGTGCTGGATGCCAACGACAACCCGCCCAGGTTCCCCTTTGTAGTCAAGGTCCAAAGGGTGCCAGAG GACACTAAAGTGAAGGCCGTCGTCATCCCCGAGACAGAGCTGAAGGCCCAGGACCTCGACAGAAATGACATCCTGTTCTACACCCTCCAGGAAGTGACCCCG ggtgCCAGCGGCTTCTTCTCTTTGGTGGGTGCGAACCGCCCAGAGCTGCGGCTGGACCGGTCACTGGACTTCGACAGGTGGCCGAACATGACCTTCCAGCTGCTGGTCCGG GACACGCGAGAGGAGAACGTGGAGCCCAGCCACACGGCCACGGCCACATTGGTCCTGGAGGTGCAGCCCGCCGACCTGCGGCCCCCCTGGTTCCTGCCCTGCACGTACTCTGACGGTTTTGTCTGCATCCACGCCCAGTACCACAGAGCTGTGCCCACAGGCCACACACTG TCAGGACCCCTCATCCTGCATCCTGGGCCCATCTACGCCGTGGACGGGGACCGGGGCATCAATCAACCCATCGTGTACAGCATCATCGGGG GAAACGAGGATGGCTTGTTCTCCATTGATGCCAACACAGGCAACCTCACCGTGACCAAGAGCATTCCCAGCCCCAAGACGTTCTTTCTGCTGGTCAAG GGCGAGCAGGCGGATCACGCCAGATACTCGGTGACCCAGGTCACGGTGGAGGCCCGGGCCGCCGGTGGGAGCCCGCCCCGCTTCCCCCAGAGCCTGTACCGCGGCGCTGTGGCGCTCGGCTCTGGGGTGGGCGTGGCCGTCAGGGATgcagctgccccctcccagcctctgagGATCCGGGCCCAGGATCCTGAGTTCCCA GACCTCAACTCGGCCATCACGTATCGGATCACCAACAACTCTGACTTCAGAATGGACGGGGAGGCCGTGCTGACTGGCGCTTCACTGGTGCACGCCGGGGTCTTCTATGCAGAG GTTGAGGCCAACAACACGGTGACCTCAGGCACAGCGACCGCGGTCGTGGAGGTTCGAGTCTCAGAACAGGAACCCACCCCCACAG GCCCCCCCACGTCCTCAGAGACAGCAGGAACAACCAGAGCCTCGAGCGGCACCACGTCGGAAGCCCCCCGGCCCCCTGAGCCCTCTCAGGGGTCCTCCACGACCAGCTCTGGGGGGGACAGCGGCCCACACCCCTCCTCAGGCACAACTCGGAGGCCACAGGCCTCCTCGAAGCCTGGGGGGCTCCCCAGTGTGGgaaccagcccctcccccccatcaGCCTCACCCAGCGGGGGCTCAGCACAGACCTCGAAGCCGGGAACCTCTCTGCCAAAGTCCCCTGGGCCCAGCAGCACCCTCCGGCCCACAG CAGGGACGTCCGGGACCGGAGGAGGCAGCACGACAGTGGACGGCAGGCCAAGTGGAGGCCCCGCTGAGGACCGGCGCTTCTCGGTGGTGGAGATGGCGGCGCTGGGCGGGGTGCTGGGCGCGCTGCTGCTTCTGGCGCTGATTGCCCTCACGGTGCTCGTCCACAAGCACTATGGCCACCGACTCAAGTGCTGCTGCGGCAAAGCGCTG gagccccagccccagggcttTGACAACCAGGCCTTCCTCAACAACCCCGACGAGGCCAACTGGGCGCCAGCTCCTAGCCCCTCATCCAGTCCCGCCCCGCCGGCTCCCCCAGAGCCTGCACCCCCAGAACCCAAGCCCCCCAGCCCGGAGACCCTCCGCCGAGTCCCCGAGTCCCCTGCGGTGGCCCTGGATGGGGACGGCCCGGCAGCTGTGAGGTCCATCCTGACCAAGGAGCGGCGGCCTGAGGGTGGCTACAAGGCGGTGTGGTTCGGCGAGGACATCGGGGCCGAGGCCGATGTGGTGGTCCTCAACACGCCTGCCTCGGAAGTAGACGGTGCTGGCAACGAGGGCAGCGAGGGCAGCGGCGACGAGGGCGCAGAGGTGGGCCTGCGCGGGGGCGCCCAGCGCGCGCCTGGCTCCGACTCCATCTACCTCTAG
- the CDHR5 gene encoding cadherin-related family member 5 isoform X6, with protein sequence MGTWALLLPLLVAAAQAQVCSVNKTFFEVKENTSPGLHLLDIYVPEGQQVTLGPSSTRFAFRIQGTQLFLNVTPDYEENSRLQAVLECKRDDTVVTQLRVFVSVLDANDNPPRFPFVVKVQRVPEDTKVKAVVIPETELKAQDLDRNDILFYTLQEVTPGASGFFSLVGANRPELRLDRSLDFDRWPNMTFQLLVRDTREENVEPSHTATATLVLEVQPADLRPPWFLPCTYSDGFVCIHAQYHRAVPTGHTLSGPLILHPGPIYAVDGDRGINQPIVYSIIGGNEDGLFSIDANTGNLTVTKSIPSPKTFFLLVKGEQADHARYSVTQVTVEARAAGGSPPRFPQSLYRGAVALGSGVGVAVRDAAAPSQPLRIRAQDPEFPDLNSAITYRITNNSDFRMDGEAVLTGASLVHAGVFYAEVEANNTVTSGTATAVVEVRVSEQEPTPTGTSGTGGGSTTVDGRPSGGPAEDRRFSVVEMAALGGVLGALLLLALIALTVLVHKHYGHRLKCCCGKALEPQPQGFDNQAFLNNPDEANWAPAPSPSSSPAPPAPPEPAPPEPKPPSPETLRRVPESPAVALDGDGPAAVRSILTKERRPEGGYKAVWFGEDIGAEADVVVLNTPASEVDGAGNEGSEGSGDEGAEVGLRGGAQRAPGSDSIYL encoded by the exons ATGGGGACTTGGGCCCTGCTGCTCCCTCTGCTTGTGGCTGCGGCCCAGGCCCAGG TCTGCTCTGTGAACAAGACCTTCTTCGAAGTCAAGGAGAACACGAGTCCCGGGCTGCACCTCCTCGACATCTACGTCCCTGAGGGCCAGCAGGTGACCCTCGGACCCTCGTCCACCCGTTTCGCATTTCGGATCCAGGGGACTCAGCTGTTTCTCAATGTGACCCCGGACTACGAG GAGAACTCAAGGCTGCAAGCAGTCCTGGAGTGCAAGAGGGATGACACTGTG gtgaCCCAGCTGAGGGTGTTCGTCTCAGTGCTGGATGCCAACGACAACCCGCCCAGGTTCCCCTTTGTAGTCAAGGTCCAAAGGGTGCCAGAG GACACTAAAGTGAAGGCCGTCGTCATCCCCGAGACAGAGCTGAAGGCCCAGGACCTCGACAGAAATGACATCCTGTTCTACACCCTCCAGGAAGTGACCCCG ggtgCCAGCGGCTTCTTCTCTTTGGTGGGTGCGAACCGCCCAGAGCTGCGGCTGGACCGGTCACTGGACTTCGACAGGTGGCCGAACATGACCTTCCAGCTGCTGGTCCGG GACACGCGAGAGGAGAACGTGGAGCCCAGCCACACGGCCACGGCCACATTGGTCCTGGAGGTGCAGCCCGCCGACCTGCGGCCCCCCTGGTTCCTGCCCTGCACGTACTCTGACGGTTTTGTCTGCATCCACGCCCAGTACCACAGAGCTGTGCCCACAGGCCACACACTG TCAGGACCCCTCATCCTGCATCCTGGGCCCATCTACGCCGTGGACGGGGACCGGGGCATCAATCAACCCATCGTGTACAGCATCATCGGGG GAAACGAGGATGGCTTGTTCTCCATTGATGCCAACACAGGCAACCTCACCGTGACCAAGAGCATTCCCAGCCCCAAGACGTTCTTTCTGCTGGTCAAG GGCGAGCAGGCGGATCACGCCAGATACTCGGTGACCCAGGTCACGGTGGAGGCCCGGGCCGCCGGTGGGAGCCCGCCCCGCTTCCCCCAGAGCCTGTACCGCGGCGCTGTGGCGCTCGGCTCTGGGGTGGGCGTGGCCGTCAGGGATgcagctgccccctcccagcctctgagGATCCGGGCCCAGGATCCTGAGTTCCCA GACCTCAACTCGGCCATCACGTATCGGATCACCAACAACTCTGACTTCAGAATGGACGGGGAGGCCGTGCTGACTGGCGCTTCACTGGTGCACGCCGGGGTCTTCTATGCAGAG GTTGAGGCCAACAACACGGTGACCTCAGGCACAGCGACCGCGGTCGTGGAGGTTCGAGTCTCAGAACAGGAACCCACCCCCACAG GGACGTCCGGGACCGGAGGAGGCAGCACGACAGTGGACGGCAGGCCAAGTGGAGGCCCCGCTGAGGACCGGCGCTTCTCGGTGGTGGAGATGGCGGCGCTGGGCGGGGTGCTGGGCGCGCTGCTGCTTCTGGCGCTGATTGCCCTCACGGTGCTCGTCCACAAGCACTATGGCCACCGACTCAAGTGCTGCTGCGGCAAAGCGCTG gagccccagccccagggcttTGACAACCAGGCCTTCCTCAACAACCCCGACGAGGCCAACTGGGCGCCAGCTCCTAGCCCCTCATCCAGTCCCGCCCCGCCGGCTCCCCCAGAGCCTGCACCCCCAGAACCCAAGCCCCCCAGCCCGGAGACCCTCCGCCGAGTCCCCGAGTCCCCTGCGGTGGCCCTGGATGGGGACGGCCCGGCAGCTGTGAGGTCCATCCTGACCAAGGAGCGGCGGCCTGAGGGTGGCTACAAGGCGGTGTGGTTCGGCGAGGACATCGGGGCCGAGGCCGATGTGGTGGTCCTCAACACGCCTGCCTCGGAAGTAGACGGTGCTGGCAACGAGGGCAGCGAGGGCAGCGGCGACGAGGGCGCAGAGGTGGGCCTGCGCGGGGGCGCCCAGCGCGCGCCTGGCTCCGACTCCATCTACCTCTAG
- the CDHR5 gene encoding cadherin-related family member 5 isoform X2: MGTWALLLPLLVAAAQAQVCSVNKTFFEVKENTSPGLHLLDIYVPEGQQVTLGPSSTRFAFRIQGTQLFLNVTPDYEENSRLQAVLECKRDDTVVTQLRVFVSVLDANDNPPRFPFVVKVQRVPEDTKVKAVVIPETELKAQDLDRNDILFYTLQEVTPGASGFFSLVGANRPELRLDRSLDFDRWPNMTFQLLVRDTREENVEPSHTATATLVLEVQPADLRPPWFLPCTYSDGFVCIHAQYHRAVPTGHTLSGPLILHPGPIYAVDGDRGINQPIVYSIIGGNEDGLFSIDANTGNLTVTKSIPSPKTFFLLVKGEQADHARYSVTQVTVEARAAGGSPPRFPQSLYRGAVALGSGVGVAVRDAAAPSQPLRIRAQDPEFPDLNSAITYRITNNSDFRMDGEAVLTGASLVHAGVFYAEVEANNTVTSGTATAVVEVRVSEQEPTPTGPPTSSETAGTTRASSGTTSEAPRPPEPSQGSSTTSSGGDSGPHPSSGTTRRPQASSKPGGLPSVGTSPSPPSASPSGGSAQTSKPGTSLPKSPGPSSTLRPTGTSGTGGGSTTVDGRPSGGPAEDRRFSVVEMAALGGVLGALLLLALIALTVLVHKHYGHRLKCCCGKALEPQPQGFDNQAFLNNPDEANWAPAPSPSSSPAPPAPPEPAPPEPKPPSPETLRRVPESPAVALDGDGPAAVRSILTKERRPEGGYKAVWFGEDIGAEADVVVLNTPASEVDGAGNEGSEGSGDEGAEVGLRGGAQRAPGSDSIYL; encoded by the exons ATGGGGACTTGGGCCCTGCTGCTCCCTCTGCTTGTGGCTGCGGCCCAGGCCCAGG TCTGCTCTGTGAACAAGACCTTCTTCGAAGTCAAGGAGAACACGAGTCCCGGGCTGCACCTCCTCGACATCTACGTCCCTGAGGGCCAGCAGGTGACCCTCGGACCCTCGTCCACCCGTTTCGCATTTCGGATCCAGGGGACTCAGCTGTTTCTCAATGTGACCCCGGACTACGAG GAGAACTCAAGGCTGCAAGCAGTCCTGGAGTGCAAGAGGGATGACACTGTG gtgaCCCAGCTGAGGGTGTTCGTCTCAGTGCTGGATGCCAACGACAACCCGCCCAGGTTCCCCTTTGTAGTCAAGGTCCAAAGGGTGCCAGAG GACACTAAAGTGAAGGCCGTCGTCATCCCCGAGACAGAGCTGAAGGCCCAGGACCTCGACAGAAATGACATCCTGTTCTACACCCTCCAGGAAGTGACCCCG ggtgCCAGCGGCTTCTTCTCTTTGGTGGGTGCGAACCGCCCAGAGCTGCGGCTGGACCGGTCACTGGACTTCGACAGGTGGCCGAACATGACCTTCCAGCTGCTGGTCCGG GACACGCGAGAGGAGAACGTGGAGCCCAGCCACACGGCCACGGCCACATTGGTCCTGGAGGTGCAGCCCGCCGACCTGCGGCCCCCCTGGTTCCTGCCCTGCACGTACTCTGACGGTTTTGTCTGCATCCACGCCCAGTACCACAGAGCTGTGCCCACAGGCCACACACTG TCAGGACCCCTCATCCTGCATCCTGGGCCCATCTACGCCGTGGACGGGGACCGGGGCATCAATCAACCCATCGTGTACAGCATCATCGGGG GAAACGAGGATGGCTTGTTCTCCATTGATGCCAACACAGGCAACCTCACCGTGACCAAGAGCATTCCCAGCCCCAAGACGTTCTTTCTGCTGGTCAAG GGCGAGCAGGCGGATCACGCCAGATACTCGGTGACCCAGGTCACGGTGGAGGCCCGGGCCGCCGGTGGGAGCCCGCCCCGCTTCCCCCAGAGCCTGTACCGCGGCGCTGTGGCGCTCGGCTCTGGGGTGGGCGTGGCCGTCAGGGATgcagctgccccctcccagcctctgagGATCCGGGCCCAGGATCCTGAGTTCCCA GACCTCAACTCGGCCATCACGTATCGGATCACCAACAACTCTGACTTCAGAATGGACGGGGAGGCCGTGCTGACTGGCGCTTCACTGGTGCACGCCGGGGTCTTCTATGCAGAG GTTGAGGCCAACAACACGGTGACCTCAGGCACAGCGACCGCGGTCGTGGAGGTTCGAGTCTCAGAACAGGAACCCACCCCCACAG GCCCCCCCACGTCCTCAGAGACAGCAGGAACAACCAGAGCCTCGAGCGGCACCACGTCGGAAGCCCCCCGGCCCCCTGAGCCCTCTCAGGGGTCCTCCACGACCAGCTCTGGGGGGGACAGCGGCCCACACCCCTCCTCAGGCACAACTCGGAGGCCACAGGCCTCCTCGAAGCCTGGGGGGCTCCCCAGTGTGGgaaccagcccctcccccccatcaGCCTCACCCAGCGGGGGCTCAGCACAGACCTCGAAGCCGGGAACCTCTCTGCCAAAGTCCCCTGGGCCCAGCAGCACCCTCCGGCCCACAG GGACGTCCGGGACCGGAGGAGGCAGCACGACAGTGGACGGCAGGCCAAGTGGAGGCCCCGCTGAGGACCGGCGCTTCTCGGTGGTGGAGATGGCGGCGCTGGGCGGGGTGCTGGGCGCGCTGCTGCTTCTGGCGCTGATTGCCCTCACGGTGCTCGTCCACAAGCACTATGGCCACCGACTCAAGTGCTGCTGCGGCAAAGCGCTG gagccccagccccagggcttTGACAACCAGGCCTTCCTCAACAACCCCGACGAGGCCAACTGGGCGCCAGCTCCTAGCCCCTCATCCAGTCCCGCCCCGCCGGCTCCCCCAGAGCCTGCACCCCCAGAACCCAAGCCCCCCAGCCCGGAGACCCTCCGCCGAGTCCCCGAGTCCCCTGCGGTGGCCCTGGATGGGGACGGCCCGGCAGCTGTGAGGTCCATCCTGACCAAGGAGCGGCGGCCTGAGGGTGGCTACAAGGCGGTGTGGTTCGGCGAGGACATCGGGGCCGAGGCCGATGTGGTGGTCCTCAACACGCCTGCCTCGGAAGTAGACGGTGCTGGCAACGAGGGCAGCGAGGGCAGCGGCGACGAGGGCGCAGAGGTGGGCCTGCGCGGGGGCGCCCAGCGCGCGCCTGGCTCCGACTCCATCTACCTCTAG
- the CDHR5 gene encoding cadherin-related family member 5 isoform X3, protein MGTWALLLPLLVAAAQAQVCSVNKTFFEVKENTSPGLHLLDIYVPEGQQVTLGPSSTRFAFRIQGTQLFLNVTPDYEENSRLQAVLECKRDDTVVTQLRVFVSVLDANDNPPRFPFVVKVQRVPEDTKVKAVVIPETELKAQDLDRNDILFYTLQEVTPGASGFFSLVGANRPELRLDRSLDFDRWPNMTFQLLVRDTREENVEPSHTATATLVLEVQPADLRPPWFLPCTYSDGFVCIHAQYHRAVPTGHTLSGPLILHPGPIYAVDGDRGINQPIVYSIIGGNEDGLFSIDANTGNLTVTKSIPSPKTFFLLVKGEQADHARYSVTQVTVEARAAGGSPPRFPQSLYRGAVALGSGVGVAVRDAAAPSQPLRIRAQDPEFPDLNSAITYRITNNSDFRMDGEAVLTGASLVHAGVFYAEVEANNTVTSGTATAVVEVRVSEQEPTPTGTTRRPQASSKPGGLPSVGTSPSPPSASPSGGSAQTSKPGTSLPKSPGPSSTLRPTAGTSGTGGGSTTVDGRPSGGPAEDRRFSVVEMAALGGVLGALLLLALIALTVLVHKHYGHRLKCCCGKALEPQPQGFDNQAFLNNPDEANWAPAPSPSSSPAPPAPPEPAPPEPKPPSPETLRRVPESPAVALDGDGPAAVRSILTKERRPEGGYKAVWFGEDIGAEADVVVLNTPASEVDGAGNEGSEGSGDEGAEVGLRGGAQRAPGSDSIYL, encoded by the exons ATGGGGACTTGGGCCCTGCTGCTCCCTCTGCTTGTGGCTGCGGCCCAGGCCCAGG TCTGCTCTGTGAACAAGACCTTCTTCGAAGTCAAGGAGAACACGAGTCCCGGGCTGCACCTCCTCGACATCTACGTCCCTGAGGGCCAGCAGGTGACCCTCGGACCCTCGTCCACCCGTTTCGCATTTCGGATCCAGGGGACTCAGCTGTTTCTCAATGTGACCCCGGACTACGAG GAGAACTCAAGGCTGCAAGCAGTCCTGGAGTGCAAGAGGGATGACACTGTG gtgaCCCAGCTGAGGGTGTTCGTCTCAGTGCTGGATGCCAACGACAACCCGCCCAGGTTCCCCTTTGTAGTCAAGGTCCAAAGGGTGCCAGAG GACACTAAAGTGAAGGCCGTCGTCATCCCCGAGACAGAGCTGAAGGCCCAGGACCTCGACAGAAATGACATCCTGTTCTACACCCTCCAGGAAGTGACCCCG ggtgCCAGCGGCTTCTTCTCTTTGGTGGGTGCGAACCGCCCAGAGCTGCGGCTGGACCGGTCACTGGACTTCGACAGGTGGCCGAACATGACCTTCCAGCTGCTGGTCCGG GACACGCGAGAGGAGAACGTGGAGCCCAGCCACACGGCCACGGCCACATTGGTCCTGGAGGTGCAGCCCGCCGACCTGCGGCCCCCCTGGTTCCTGCCCTGCACGTACTCTGACGGTTTTGTCTGCATCCACGCCCAGTACCACAGAGCTGTGCCCACAGGCCACACACTG TCAGGACCCCTCATCCTGCATCCTGGGCCCATCTACGCCGTGGACGGGGACCGGGGCATCAATCAACCCATCGTGTACAGCATCATCGGGG GAAACGAGGATGGCTTGTTCTCCATTGATGCCAACACAGGCAACCTCACCGTGACCAAGAGCATTCCCAGCCCCAAGACGTTCTTTCTGCTGGTCAAG GGCGAGCAGGCGGATCACGCCAGATACTCGGTGACCCAGGTCACGGTGGAGGCCCGGGCCGCCGGTGGGAGCCCGCCCCGCTTCCCCCAGAGCCTGTACCGCGGCGCTGTGGCGCTCGGCTCTGGGGTGGGCGTGGCCGTCAGGGATgcagctgccccctcccagcctctgagGATCCGGGCCCAGGATCCTGAGTTCCCA GACCTCAACTCGGCCATCACGTATCGGATCACCAACAACTCTGACTTCAGAATGGACGGGGAGGCCGTGCTGACTGGCGCTTCACTGGTGCACGCCGGGGTCTTCTATGCAGAG GTTGAGGCCAACAACACGGTGACCTCAGGCACAGCGACCGCGGTCGTGGAGGTTCGAGTCTCAGAACAGGAACCCACCCCCACAG GCACAACTCGGAGGCCACAGGCCTCCTCGAAGCCTGGGGGGCTCCCCAGTGTGGgaaccagcccctcccccccatcaGCCTCACCCAGCGGGGGCTCAGCACAGACCTCGAAGCCGGGAACCTCTCTGCCAAAGTCCCCTGGGCCCAGCAGCACCCTCCGGCCCACAG CAGGGACGTCCGGGACCGGAGGAGGCAGCACGACAGTGGACGGCAGGCCAAGTGGAGGCCCCGCTGAGGACCGGCGCTTCTCGGTGGTGGAGATGGCGGCGCTGGGCGGGGTGCTGGGCGCGCTGCTGCTTCTGGCGCTGATTGCCCTCACGGTGCTCGTCCACAAGCACTATGGCCACCGACTCAAGTGCTGCTGCGGCAAAGCGCTG gagccccagccccagggcttTGACAACCAGGCCTTCCTCAACAACCCCGACGAGGCCAACTGGGCGCCAGCTCCTAGCCCCTCATCCAGTCCCGCCCCGCCGGCTCCCCCAGAGCCTGCACCCCCAGAACCCAAGCCCCCCAGCCCGGAGACCCTCCGCCGAGTCCCCGAGTCCCCTGCGGTGGCCCTGGATGGGGACGGCCCGGCAGCTGTGAGGTCCATCCTGACCAAGGAGCGGCGGCCTGAGGGTGGCTACAAGGCGGTGTGGTTCGGCGAGGACATCGGGGCCGAGGCCGATGTGGTGGTCCTCAACACGCCTGCCTCGGAAGTAGACGGTGCTGGCAACGAGGGCAGCGAGGGCAGCGGCGACGAGGGCGCAGAGGTGGGCCTGCGCGGGGGCGCCCAGCGCGCGCCTGGCTCCGACTCCATCTACCTCTAG
- the CDHR5 gene encoding cadherin-related family member 5 isoform X4, with protein sequence MGTWALLLPLLVAAAQAQVCSVNKTFFEVKENTSPGLHLLDIYVPEGQQVTLGPSSTRFAFRIQGTQLFLNVTPDYEENSRLQAVLECKRDDTVVTQLRVFVSVLDANDNPPRFPFVVKVQRVPEDTKVKAVVIPETELKAQDLDRNDILFYTLQEVTPGASGFFSLVGANRPELRLDRSLDFDRWPNMTFQLLVRDTREENVEPSHTATATLVLEVQPADLRPPWFLPCTYSDGFVCIHAQYHRAVPTGHTLSGPLILHPGPIYAVDGDRGINQPIVYSIIGGNEDGLFSIDANTGNLTVTKSIPSPKTFFLLVKGEQADHARYSVTQVTVEARAAGGSPPRFPQSLYRGAVALGSGVGVAVRDAAAPSQPLRIRAQDPEFPDLNSAITYRITNNSDFRMDGEAVLTGASLVHAGVFYAEVEANNTVTSGTATAVVEVRVSEQEPTPTASPSGGSAQTSKPGTSLPKSPGPSSTLRPTAGTSGTGGGSTTVDGRPSGGPAEDRRFSVVEMAALGGVLGALLLLALIALTVLVHKHYGHRLKCCCGKALEPQPQGFDNQAFLNNPDEANWAPAPSPSSSPAPPAPPEPAPPEPKPPSPETLRRVPESPAVALDGDGPAAVRSILTKERRPEGGYKAVWFGEDIGAEADVVVLNTPASEVDGAGNEGSEGSGDEGAEVGLRGGAQRAPGSDSIYL encoded by the exons ATGGGGACTTGGGCCCTGCTGCTCCCTCTGCTTGTGGCTGCGGCCCAGGCCCAGG TCTGCTCTGTGAACAAGACCTTCTTCGAAGTCAAGGAGAACACGAGTCCCGGGCTGCACCTCCTCGACATCTACGTCCCTGAGGGCCAGCAGGTGACCCTCGGACCCTCGTCCACCCGTTTCGCATTTCGGATCCAGGGGACTCAGCTGTTTCTCAATGTGACCCCGGACTACGAG GAGAACTCAAGGCTGCAAGCAGTCCTGGAGTGCAAGAGGGATGACACTGTG gtgaCCCAGCTGAGGGTGTTCGTCTCAGTGCTGGATGCCAACGACAACCCGCCCAGGTTCCCCTTTGTAGTCAAGGTCCAAAGGGTGCCAGAG GACACTAAAGTGAAGGCCGTCGTCATCCCCGAGACAGAGCTGAAGGCCCAGGACCTCGACAGAAATGACATCCTGTTCTACACCCTCCAGGAAGTGACCCCG ggtgCCAGCGGCTTCTTCTCTTTGGTGGGTGCGAACCGCCCAGAGCTGCGGCTGGACCGGTCACTGGACTTCGACAGGTGGCCGAACATGACCTTCCAGCTGCTGGTCCGG GACACGCGAGAGGAGAACGTGGAGCCCAGCCACACGGCCACGGCCACATTGGTCCTGGAGGTGCAGCCCGCCGACCTGCGGCCCCCCTGGTTCCTGCCCTGCACGTACTCTGACGGTTTTGTCTGCATCCACGCCCAGTACCACAGAGCTGTGCCCACAGGCCACACACTG TCAGGACCCCTCATCCTGCATCCTGGGCCCATCTACGCCGTGGACGGGGACCGGGGCATCAATCAACCCATCGTGTACAGCATCATCGGGG GAAACGAGGATGGCTTGTTCTCCATTGATGCCAACACAGGCAACCTCACCGTGACCAAGAGCATTCCCAGCCCCAAGACGTTCTTTCTGCTGGTCAAG GGCGAGCAGGCGGATCACGCCAGATACTCGGTGACCCAGGTCACGGTGGAGGCCCGGGCCGCCGGTGGGAGCCCGCCCCGCTTCCCCCAGAGCCTGTACCGCGGCGCTGTGGCGCTCGGCTCTGGGGTGGGCGTGGCCGTCAGGGATgcagctgccccctcccagcctctgagGATCCGGGCCCAGGATCCTGAGTTCCCA GACCTCAACTCGGCCATCACGTATCGGATCACCAACAACTCTGACTTCAGAATGGACGGGGAGGCCGTGCTGACTGGCGCTTCACTGGTGCACGCCGGGGTCTTCTATGCAGAG GTTGAGGCCAACAACACGGTGACCTCAGGCACAGCGACCGCGGTCGTGGAGGTTCGAGTCTCAGAACAGGAACCCACCCCCACAG CCTCACCCAGCGGGGGCTCAGCACAGACCTCGAAGCCGGGAACCTCTCTGCCAAAGTCCCCTGGGCCCAGCAGCACCCTCCGGCCCACAG CAGGGACGTCCGGGACCGGAGGAGGCAGCACGACAGTGGACGGCAGGCCAAGTGGAGGCCCCGCTGAGGACCGGCGCTTCTCGGTGGTGGAGATGGCGGCGCTGGGCGGGGTGCTGGGCGCGCTGCTGCTTCTGGCGCTGATTGCCCTCACGGTGCTCGTCCACAAGCACTATGGCCACCGACTCAAGTGCTGCTGCGGCAAAGCGCTG gagccccagccccagggcttTGACAACCAGGCCTTCCTCAACAACCCCGACGAGGCCAACTGGGCGCCAGCTCCTAGCCCCTCATCCAGTCCCGCCCCGCCGGCTCCCCCAGAGCCTGCACCCCCAGAACCCAAGCCCCCCAGCCCGGAGACCCTCCGCCGAGTCCCCGAGTCCCCTGCGGTGGCCCTGGATGGGGACGGCCCGGCAGCTGTGAGGTCCATCCTGACCAAGGAGCGGCGGCCTGAGGGTGGCTACAAGGCGGTGTGGTTCGGCGAGGACATCGGGGCCGAGGCCGATGTGGTGGTCCTCAACACGCCTGCCTCGGAAGTAGACGGTGCTGGCAACGAGGGCAGCGAGGGCAGCGGCGACGAGGGCGCAGAGGTGGGCCTGCGCGGGGGCGCCCAGCGCGCGCCTGGCTCCGACTCCATCTACCTCTAG